The following is a genomic window from Salvelinus fontinalis isolate EN_2023a chromosome 11, ASM2944872v1, whole genome shotgun sequence.
GTTGCTAGGCAACTAAAGACAAGCTACCTCATCATCAACTCTTGGGACTGTGAGTCTTGCCCGATACAGCTGTAAGTAACATGTGATATTAGCTAATCAAATTGAGAAAAAtgtatagctagctagccagattCAGTCTAATTCCGTAACTGTGACTTCTATATTATATCTACCATAGTAGCCTGATGCTAGTGCTAGCAAGTTTAATTCAAATATtggcgttagctagctagctactgtacgtTTGGCGACGTTAGTGTCAACTGTGCAAATTCAATTTGATTGGTTTCGGCACGAATATTAAAACTGAAATCAGCTTAAGAAATATGTAGGTAAAATGTTTTCGGCAATAAGATGGTTAGTGTGTAAGAATTAAGAGAGCAGTTCTGCCTGCTCTCCCCTCTACAATTTCCTGTACCGAGACTGGCTATCTGACAAGTGACATGCAGAACCACCTGCTGCACCCATCTGCTCTCTATCCCCCAGGACAGGAGGACGGAGAGAAATAGAAAATCAGCCATACCCTACTTCTGCCACCTAATTCATATTCAGGATGCCCCTCCCCATATAACCTACTATGTAATTGCCATTCTTTTAAAATtgtgttttattgttttatttagtTTACCTTTATGTATTTCAGTGTCCATGACTGTCATGTCAGTATTTAGAGATATTTGAACTTGTCTAACTGAGCCCACTATTTGCTCCTGTAGGTCGCCTGTGGACATCCTCTCTGCAGCACAATGTCTTGTGCAGCCTACTTAGATGGCAACGCAACGCCAAAGTCCATGAGCAGAGCCAAACAATGGACTGACGAGGTGGAGAACTTATACAGATTCCAACAGGCAGGCTACAGAGATGAACTGGAATACAAACAAGTAAAGCAAGTTGACTTGGTAAACAACTTAAATGAATCCTTATCACTGGCTAAAAGCATTGCCACTGACAGTTGGTTCACTACTAGATGAATGTGTCACTATGGCATTGCTTCTTTGTCTTAGATCGACAGGTGGCCTGAGACTGGGTTTGTGAAGAAGCTTCAGCGTCGAGACAACACATTCTATTACTACAACAGAAAAAGAGAATGTGAAGACAGGGAAGTCCATAAAGTGAAGGTCTATGCATATTAAATCAGCAGTGTCCAGCAATCTCTTTTCCATTTTGAATCTCTTTTGTCGTGTTTTTGAAGACGTCTGTAGGAAGGAAGGCAGCATCATCCCAGCTGTGGAATGTAGACCAGTTCACTGAATAAAGGGTGTGAGGCTGAAGCTGTCTGATGTGTGTGAACCTGTGAGGGGAGGTGTGGGTGTGTTATAAGGGTCCTTTGAACTGTGTGAGAGGGGATTATGGACTGGGGCTTTCACACCCTCATCATGTGATATTGTGACGTTAGTATGAGGACTGGGAATAGCATCAACAAAATAAAATACCTAAAGTCTGACCCCCTAACGGGGATATTCACATACCAGTACACTAACTATGATTCACACATACCAGTACACTAACTATGATTCACTATGATTCACATATACCAGTACACTAACTATGATTCACACATACCAGTACACTAACTATGATTCACACATACCAGTACACTAACTATGATTCACACATACCAGTACACTAACTATGATTCACATATACCAGTACACTAACTATGATTCACACATACCAGTACACTAACTATGATTCACACATACCAGTACACTAACTATGATTCACACATACCAGTACACTAACTATGATTCACATATACCAGTACACTAACTATGATTCACATATACCAGTACACTAACTATGATTCACATATACCAGTACACTAACTATGATTCACACATACCAGTACACTCACTATGATTCACACATACCAGTACACTAACTATGATTCACACATACCAGTACACTAACTATGATTCACACATACCAGTACACTCACTATGATTCACACATACCAGTACACTCACTATGATTCACACATACCAGTACACTAACTATGATTCACATATACCAGTACACTAACTATGATTCACATATACCAGTACACTAACTATGATTCACATACCAGTACACAAACTATGATTCACACATACCAGTACACTAACTATGATTCACACATACCAGTACACTAACTATGATTCACACATACCAGTACACTAACTATGATTCACACATACCAGTACACTAACTATGATTCACACATACCACTACACTAACTATGATTCACATATACCAGTACACTCACTATGATTCACTATGATTCACACATACCAGTACGCTAACTATGATTCACGCATACCAGTACACTAACTATGATTCACACATACCAGTACACTAACTATGATTCACACATACCACTACACTAACTATGATTCACATATACCAGTACACTCACTATGATTCACTATGATTCACACATACCAGTACGCTAACTATGATTCACGCATACCAGTACACTAACTATGATTCACACATACCAGTACACTAACTATGATTCACACATACCAGTACACTAACTATGATTCACATACCAGTACACTAACTATGATTCACATATACCAGTACACTAACTATGATTCACACATACCAGTACACTAACTATGATTCACGCATACCAGTACACTAACTATGATTCACTATGATTCACACATACCAGTACACTAACTATGATTCACACATACCAGTACACTAACTATGATTCACACATACCAGTACACTAACTATGATTCACATATACCAGTACACTAACTATGATTCACATATACCAGTACACTCACTATGATTCACTATGATTCACATATACCAGTACACTAACTATGATTCACATATACCAGTACACTCACTATGATTCACTATGATTCACACATACCAGTACACTAACTATGATTCACACATACCAGTACACTAACTATGATTCACACATACCAGTACACTAACTATGATTCACATATACCAGTACACTAACTATGATTCACATATACCAGTACACTAACTATGATTCACACATACCAGTACACTAACTATGATTCACACATACCAGTACACTAACTATGATTCACATATACCAGTACACTAACTATGATTCACATATACCAGTACACTAACTATGATTCACACATACCAGTACACTAACTATGATTCACATATACCAGTACACTAACTATGATTCACATATACCAGTACACTAACTATGATTCACACATACCAGTACACTAACTATGATTCACACATACCAGTACACTAACTATGATTCACACATACCAGTACACTAACTATGATTCACACATACCAGTACACTCACTATGATTCACATACCAGTACACTAACTATGATTCACACATACCAGTACACTCACTATGATTCACATACCAGTACACTAACTATGATTCACTATGATTCACACATACCAGTACACTAACTATGATTCACATACCAGTACTCTAACTATGATTCACACATACCAGTACACTAACTATGATTCACACATACCAGTACACTCACTATGATTCATATACCAGCACACTAACTATGATTCACATATACCAGTACACTAACTATGATTCACACATACCAGTACACTAACTATGATTCACACATACCAGTACACTAACTATGATTCACATATACCAGTACACTAACTATGATTCACATATACCAGTACACTAACTATGATTCACTATGATTCACACATACCAGTACACTAACTATGATTCACACATACCAGTACACTAACTATGATTCACATATACCAGTACACACACTATGATTCACACATACCAGTACACTAACTATGATTCACATATACCAGTACACTAACTATGATTCACATATACCAGTACACTAACTATGATTCACATATACCAGTACACTAACTATGATTCACATATACCAGTACACTAACTGTGATTCACACATACCAGTACACTAACTATGATTCACACATACCAGTACACTAACTATGATTCACTATGATTCACACATACCAGTACACTAACTATGATTCACATATACCAGTACACTAACTATGATTCACATATACCAGTACACTAACTATGATTCACATATACCAGTACACTAACTATGATTCACATATACCAGTACACTAACTATGATTCACATATACCAGTACACTAACTATGATTCACATATACCAGTACACTAACTGTGATTCACACATACCAGTACACTAACTATGATTCACACATACCAGTACACTAACTATGATTCACACATACCAGTACACTAACTATGATTCACATACCAGTACACTAACTATGATTCACATATACCAGTACACTCACTATGATTCACATACCAGTACACTAACTATGATTCACATACCAGTACACTAACTATGATTCACACATACCAGTACACTAACTATGATTCACATACCAGTACACTAACTATGATTCACATATACCAGTACACTAACTATGATTCACTATGATTCACACATACCAGTACACTAACTATGATTCACATATACCAGTACACTAACTATGATTCACATATACCAGTACACTAACTATGATTCACACATACCAGTACACTAACTATGATTCACACATACCAGTACACTAACTATGATTCACATATACCAGTACACTAACTATGATTCACTATGATTCACACATACCAGTACACTAACTATGATTCACATATACCAGTACACTAACTATGATTCACATATACCAGTACACTAACTATGATTCACACATACCAGTACACTAACTATGATTCACATACCAGTACACTAACTATGATTCACATATACCAGTACACTAACTATGATTCACATATACCAGTACACTAACTATGATTCACATATACCAGTACACTAACTATGATTCACATATACCAGTACTCCAACTAAAACATAGAGCTGCTGACATATTCTGCTGCATGACATTCATGGTTATTCTATAAACATACATTTCTATATGAATGTTATGTAAAGTTGCATCCTCCTGGATACTCCTGTGGGGGATATGGGGCCCAGCTCCTGTGGGGGATATGGGGCCCAGCTCCTGTGGGGGATATGGGGCCCAGCTCCTGTGGGGGATATGGGGCCCAGCTCCTGTGGGGGATATGGGGCCCAGCTCCTGTGGGGGATATGGGGCCCAGCTCCTGTGGGGGATATGGGGCCCAGCTCCTGTGGGGGATATGGGGCCCAGCTCCTGTGGGGGATATGGGGCCCAGTTAGAGTGGACTGAGAGCTGAACTGGTATGACAGTTAGCAGGTGGGTAAAACACTACAACTATTGGGTTGTATATGGGTTAAGTATTGTTCCTGATGAATATACGTACAAGTCTACAATGATCATTCATATGATGTGAAGATAACGACTGGACTTTCCAGTGGTGTAAGGTACTTCAGTAAAATTACCTGAAACTACTACTTGAGTAGGTTTTCTgggtatttgtactttactatttatatttttcacaacttttaattcactacattcctaaagaaaatattgtactttttattccatacattttccctgataaCCCAAAGCactctttacattttgaatgcttagcagaacaggaaaattgtgaaatttacgcacttatcaagagaacgcttggtcatccctactgcgtatgttctggcggactcacta
Proteins encoded in this region:
- the meig1 gene encoding meiosis expressed gene 1 protein homolog, with the translated sequence MSCAAYLDGNATPKSMSRAKQWTDEVENLYRFQQAGYRDELEYKQVKQVDLIDRWPETGFVKKLQRRDNTFYYYNRKRECEDREVHKVKVYAY